A single window of Ananas comosus cultivar F153 linkage group 17, ASM154086v1, whole genome shotgun sequence DNA harbors:
- the LOC109723551 gene encoding syntaxin-52-like has translation MSPPDSWIREFNEASRLADDISAMIAERGSLPPSGPDTQRHNSAIRRKITILGTRLDSLESLLSKLPTKQPISDKELHKRQDMLSTLRSKAKQMASTLNMSNFANRDDLFGPSKKAADEISRVQGLDNRGIVGLQRQIMKEQDEGLEKLEQTVISTKHIALAVNEELDLHTRLIDDLDQQVDVTDSRLQRVQKRLAVLNKRTKGGCSCMCLLLCVVAIVILAVIAWALIKYL, from the exons ATGTCACCTCCAGATTCATGGATCAGAGAGTTCAATGAGGCTTCAAGGCTTGCTGATGACATCAGCGCTATGATTGCTGAAAGGGGCTCTTTGCCGCCATCAGGCCCAGATACACAACGCCATAATTCTGCGATTAGAAGGAAGATCACAATTCTCGGAACTAGACTAGATAGCTTGGAGTCCCTATTGTCCAAGCTTCCCACAAAGCAGCCAAT AAGTGACAAGGAGCTGCATAAGCGCCAGGATATGCTTTCAACTTTGAGATCTAAAGCAAAACAGATGGCCTCGACATTAAACATGTCAAACTTTGCTAACAG GGATGATCTCTTTGGGCCGAGTAAAAAAGCAGCTGACGAAATAAGCAGGGTGCAAGGGTTGGACAATCGTGGTATTGTTGGTCTACAGAGGCAGATAATGAAAG AGCAAGACGAGGGCCTTGAAAAGTTGGAGCAAACTGTAATTAGCACAAAACATATTGCTCTAGCAGTTAATGAAGAATTGGACCTTCATACGAGATTGATT GATGACTTGGACCAACAAGTTGATGTAACAGATTCACGACTTCAG AGGGTGCAAAAGAGACTGGCAGTGCTAAATAAGCGTACAAAAGGGGGATGTTCATGCATGTGCTTGCTTTTATGCGTCGTTGCCATAGTGATTTTGGCTGTAATTGCTTGGGCTCTGATCAAGTACTTGTAA
- the LOC109723481 gene encoding ubiquitin thioesterase otubain-like isoform X1: protein MVQPLKKRITFRVGKKSAPTPAEASEEETKTRKPGDEKEETPVSEVVAEAPPVADSPSRDNSLSSPRYDSSPPRLLPAFVLREGSPPLPLADYDRIRAEAPRLLRGGASTFLRPHRLPRAGAAPPTAPAPAPAPVPTLDFAYPPKPSSFVVGGGGGDAAAEAASSPLLANPTPKFAYPPNLFLPRFPLPMLSAADWNAEVRRQQLLLAAEEVEDKSLLAEKEPILALAADFPADNLVIQEKIKMLNHAFSSFRRVCGDGNCFYRSFIISYLEQIAESQDEREVFRIFERLEELKKGYLTFGEDEDRFDDCFSDFRNEVINILEERRAGLSLTKLLQENLDEYKSDKVLSFLRLVTSVDMRMREEHFSPFIVDDTNQKSIKEFCENEVLPLGVYADHMQVVALSNAFCIPIRVVYLDSSTRPGGGFGLTHHDFIPVKYEDKFSDLSSLIDGSSSSGSASSSSSSLPRTPVVVLLFRPGHYDILYPK, encoded by the exons atggTCCAGCCTTTGAAGAAGCGGATCACTTTCCGCGTAGGGAAGAAGTCGGCGCCGACGCCCGCCGAAGCGAGCGAGGAGGAGACCAAGACCAGGAAACCCGGCGACGAAAAAGAGGAGACGCCGGTTTCAGAAGTCGTCGCCGAAGCCCCACCCGTCGCCGACTCTCCCTCTCGCGACAACTCGCTCTCCTCCCCACGTTATGATAGTTCTCCGCCCCGCCTCCTCCCCGCGTTCGTCCTCCGCGAGGGCTCGCCCCCGCTCCCCCTCGCCGACTACGATCGCATCCGCGCCGAGGCCCCGCGCCTGCTCCGGGGCGGCGCGAGCACCTTCCTCCGCCCCCACCGCCTCCCCCGCGCCGGCGCAGCCCCGCCaacggcgccggcgccggcgccggcgccggtcCCGACCCTCGACTTCGCCTACCCCCCGAAGCCCTCCTCcttcgtcgtcggcggcgggggcggcgatgctgcggcggaggcggcgtcgAGCCCCCTCTTGGCGAATCCGACTCCCAAGTTCGCGTACCCGCCGAACCTGTTCTTGCCGCGGTTTCCGCTGCCGATGCTCTCCGCGGCGGACTGGAACGCCGAGGTGAGGAGGCAGCAGCTGCTCctcgcggcggaggaggtggaggatAAGTCCCTCCTTGCGGAAAAG GAACCTATATTAGCTTTAGCTGCTGATTTCCCAGCTGACAATTTAGTCATACAGGAAAAGATCAAG ATGCTCAATCATGCGTTCTCTTCCTTCAGACGAGTATGTGGAGATGGCAATTGTTTCTACCGGAGTTTCATCATTTCTTACCTG GAGCAGATTGCTGAATCGCAAGATGAACGTGAGGTCTTTCGCATTTTTGAGCGTCTTGAAGAATTGAAAAAGGGCTATCTTACCTTTGGAGAGGATGAAGACAGATTTGACGATTGTTTCTCG GACTTTCGCAATGAAgtcataaatattttagaagagAGACGAGCCGGTCTAAG CTTGACAAAGCTACTGCAGGAAAATCTTGATGAGTATAAATCAGACAAAG TTTTGAGTTTCCTTAGATTGGTCACTTCTGTCGATATGCGCATGCGAGAAGAGCACTTCAGTCCATTTATTGTTGATGACACAAACCAGAAATCTATTAAGGAG TTCTGTGAGAATGAAGTCCTTCCCTTGGGCGTGTACGCCGATCACATGCAAGTCGTAGCGCTCTCCAATGCATTCTGCATCCCCATACGCGTGGTGTATCTAGACTCGTCCACAAGACCCGGGGGTGGATTCGGATTGACTCACCACGACTTCATCCCCGTCAAGTACGAAGACAAGTTCTCGGATTTGAGCTCTTTGATAGATGGCAGCAGCTCAAGCGGTAGCGCAAGCAGTAGCTCTTCTTCACTTCCACGTACGCCCGTTGTCGTCTTGCTGTTCAGGCCCGGCCATTATGACATCCTCTATCCAAAGTAA
- the LOC109723481 gene encoding uncharacterized protein C6orf132 homolog isoform X2 produces MVQPLKKRITFRVGKKSAPTPAEASEEETKTRKPGDEKEETPVSEVVAEAPPVADSPSRDNSLSSPRYDSSPPRLLPAFVLREGSPPLPLADYDRIRAEAPRLLRGGASTFLRPHRLPRAGAAPPTAPAPAPAPVPTLDFAYPPKPSSFVVGGGGGDAAAEAASSPLLANPTPKFAYPPNLFLPRFPLPMLSAADWNAEVRRQQLLLAAEEVEDKSLLAEKEPILALAADFPADNLVIQEKIKMLNHAFSSFRRVCGDGNCFYRSFIISYLEQIAESQDEREVFRIFERLEELKKGYLTFGEDEDRFDDCFSDFRNEVINILEERRAGLSLTKLLQENLDEYKSDKVL; encoded by the exons atggTCCAGCCTTTGAAGAAGCGGATCACTTTCCGCGTAGGGAAGAAGTCGGCGCCGACGCCCGCCGAAGCGAGCGAGGAGGAGACCAAGACCAGGAAACCCGGCGACGAAAAAGAGGAGACGCCGGTTTCAGAAGTCGTCGCCGAAGCCCCACCCGTCGCCGACTCTCCCTCTCGCGACAACTCGCTCTCCTCCCCACGTTATGATAGTTCTCCGCCCCGCCTCCTCCCCGCGTTCGTCCTCCGCGAGGGCTCGCCCCCGCTCCCCCTCGCCGACTACGATCGCATCCGCGCCGAGGCCCCGCGCCTGCTCCGGGGCGGCGCGAGCACCTTCCTCCGCCCCCACCGCCTCCCCCGCGCCGGCGCAGCCCCGCCaacggcgccggcgccggcgccggcgccggtcCCGACCCTCGACTTCGCCTACCCCCCGAAGCCCTCCTCcttcgtcgtcggcggcgggggcggcgatgctgcggcggaggcggcgtcgAGCCCCCTCTTGGCGAATCCGACTCCCAAGTTCGCGTACCCGCCGAACCTGTTCTTGCCGCGGTTTCCGCTGCCGATGCTCTCCGCGGCGGACTGGAACGCCGAGGTGAGGAGGCAGCAGCTGCTCctcgcggcggaggaggtggaggatAAGTCCCTCCTTGCGGAAAAG GAACCTATATTAGCTTTAGCTGCTGATTTCCCAGCTGACAATTTAGTCATACAGGAAAAGATCAAG ATGCTCAATCATGCGTTCTCTTCCTTCAGACGAGTATGTGGAGATGGCAATTGTTTCTACCGGAGTTTCATCATTTCTTACCTG GAGCAGATTGCTGAATCGCAAGATGAACGTGAGGTCTTTCGCATTTTTGAGCGTCTTGAAGAATTGAAAAAGGGCTATCTTACCTTTGGAGAGGATGAAGACAGATTTGACGATTGTTTCTCG GACTTTCGCAATGAAgtcataaatattttagaagagAGACGAGCCGGTCTAAG CTTGACAAAGCTACTGCAGGAAAATCTTGATGAGTATAAATCAGACAAAG TTCTGTGA